The following proteins are encoded in a genomic region of Brachypodium distachyon strain Bd21 chromosome 1, Brachypodium_distachyon_v3.0, whole genome shotgun sequence:
- the LOC104582010 gene encoding uncharacterized protein LOC104582010 translates to MASNLLRRQSSQTPAAAAAARPLPIRASDRFRTRQTPAHAHYFNNDVEDYTIPAHAGIALTMRYTSKATIVEDCIDRFYELLDKAPHRIVGLDVEFTRARPGRQKDLPAHKRRKAAVIQLCVGTYCLVYQICHADRLSPKFRDFLQDESVEFAGVGITQDTEVLARCQLRVGKYIDIQKIYKVRGNGKPNDSLCDLAADVVDPWYKDMKDGVDRAFHNHWEKATI, encoded by the exons ATGGCCTCCAACCTTCTCCGCCGCCAGTCATCCCAAacaccggccgccgcggccgccgcccgtccgcTGCCCATCCGCGCCTCCGACAG GTTCAGGACACGGCAGACCCCGGCACACGCGCACTACTTCAACAACGACGTGGAGGACTACACCATCCCTGCCCACGCCGGCATCGCTCTCACCATGAGGTACACTTCAAAGGCAACAATCGTGGAAGACTGTATCGACAGATTCTACGAGTTATTGGACAAGGCGCCGCACCGGATCGTCGGGCTCGACGTCGAGTTCACCAGGGCAAGGCCGGGCAGACAGAAGGATCTCCCGGCGCACAAGAGGCGGAAGGCCGCCGTCATCCAGCTATGCGTAGGCACCTACTGCCTGGTGTACCAGATATGCCATGCCGACAGGTTATCCCCAAAGTTCCGTGATTTCCTCCAGGATGAAAGTGTTGAGTTTGCCGGCGTGGGCATCACACAGGACACGGAGGTACTTGCCCGTTGTCAGCTGCGGGTCGGGAAGTACATTGATATCCAGAAAATCTACAAAGTGCGGGGCAACGGCAAGCCGAATGATTCTTTGTGTGACCTCGCAGCAGATGTGGTAGACCCATGGTACAAGGACATGAAGGATGGCGTGGATCGTGCATTTCACAATCATTGGGAGAAAGCCACTATCTGA
- the LOC104582011 gene encoding uncharacterized protein LOC104582011, producing the protein MAGNLLRRQSPQTPAAAAAAARPLSIPGNRASNRTDYRFRARQAPAHAPYNDVADYTIPAHAGIALTVRYTSKATIVEDCIDRFYELLDKEQHRIVGLDVKFTRAKRGKQKNLPDHMRQKAAVIQLCVGTYCLVYQMCHADRLSPKFCDFLLDESIEFVGVGITQDTEILARCQLQVAKHVDIQKIYKVPNNGKEIDSLCDLAEHLIDPWYKDTKHGVDHRFHNHWEKPLSEDHVRHASLDAYASYEIYRQLRNRREAQADDPAGKGKMEFDEGSSGQPSKPMWLPGLP; encoded by the exons ATGGCTGGCAACCTTCTCCGCCGCCAGTCTCCCCAaacaccggccgccgccgctgctgccgcccgtCCGCTATCCATCCCCGGCAACCGCGCCTCCAACAG GACTGACTACAGGTTCAGGGCACGGCAGGCCCCGGCACACGCGCCCTACAACGATGTGGCCGACTACACCATCCCTGCCCACGCCGGTATCGCCCTCACCGTAAGGTACACTTCAAAGGCAACAATCGTGGAAGACTGTATCGACAGATTCTACGAGTTGTTGGACAAGGAGCAGCACCGGATCGTCGGGCTCGACGTCAAGTTCACCAGGGCAAAGCGGGGCAAACAGAAGAATCTCCCGGATCACATGAGACAGAAGGCCGCCGTGATCCAGCTATGCGTCGGAACGTACTGTCTTGTATATCAAATGTGCCATGCTGACAGGTTATCCCCGAAGTTTTGTGATTTCCTCCTCGACGAAAGTATCGAATTTGTGGGCGTGGGCATCACACAGGACACGGAGATACTTGCCCGTTGTCAGCTGCAGGTCGCGAAGCACGTTGACATCCAGAAAATTTACAAAGTGCCCAACAATGGGAAGGAGATTGATTCTTTGTGTGACCTAGCAGAACATTTGATAGACCCATGGTACAAAGACACGAAGCATGGCGTGGATCATAGATTTCACAATCATTGGGAGAAGCCACTCTCTGAGGACCATGTCCGGCACGCATCCCTGGATGCATACGCAAGCTATGAAATTTACAGACAGTTGAGAAATAGACGAGAAGCCCAGGCCGATGATCCTGCTGGCAAGGGGAAGATGGAGTTTGATGAAGGATCGTCTGGCCAACCAAGCAAGCCGATGTGGCTTCCTGGGTTGCCGTAA
- the LOC112269777 gene encoding uncharacterized protein LOC112269777, protein MAANLLRRPQSAAAVPPPIPGNPASGWRKWAELDKSYVQRIAEHALSNDVADYVHIRATCNPWRKNTEDPKLSSILDPRFHPRKWIVLPADDRAGDDNEARRRMVNISNGAKYVVQLPSISGHAIAASSSGAPGGIMVLINDCTAAIRLLNPITGQTADLPSVEPVMSRTRTGRLDRGFHELCKVTGAGFVGDHTVVLHLGRDDRLVAARLYGGHWEMVSRGTVLCSAFSLNGTVYFADTDGLMFVDLDKPSMRRLRRAAAWPEIDTETVVHMADDGAGRLLVIINRLYFKKEARREDDRYYTVEFEVFRLDPEARELVPVRNIGKRALFVGNYCGALVVPASASAPGTIVHNSIYFQHNGHPRFFVRRLSPRNNNSQVIEAPKGSFLDDITSYVKWSGRKTMVAPAASIYGRV, encoded by the exons ATGGCAGCCAAccttctccgccgcccccagtccgccgccgccgttccgccGCCCATCCCCGGCAACCCCGCCTCCGGCTG GAGGAAATGGGCAGAATTGGACAAGTCCTACGTGCAGCGGATCGCGGAGCACGCGCTCTCCAACGACGTAGCAGACTACGTCCACATCCGGGCGACCTGCAATCCATGGCGGAAGAACACGGAGGATCCCAAGCTCTCCTCCATCCTTGACCCGCGCTTCCACCCACGGAAATGGATCGTGCTCCCGGCCGACGACCGCGCCGGAGACGACAATGAAGCCCGGCGCCGCATGGTCAACATCTCCAACGGCGCCAAGTACGTCGTCCAACTCCCTTCCATCTCCGGCCACGCCATCGCCGCGAGCTCCAGCGGCGCCCCCGGCGGCATCATGGTCCTAATCAACGACTGCACGGCCGCCATTCGTCTCCTGAACCCGATCACGGGCCAGACCGCGGATCTCCCTTCCGTGGAGCCCGTGATGAGCCGGACCAGGACGGGGCGTCTGGACAGGGGATTCCATGAGCTCTGCAAAGTTACCGGGGCCGGGTTTGTCGGAGACCACACTGTGGTGCTCCACTTGGGGCGTGACGACCGCCTCGTGGCCGCCCGGCTCTACGGCGGCCACTGGGAGATGGTCAGCAGAGGCACCGTGCTGTGCTCGGCCTTCTCCTTGAATGGCACGGTGTACTTCGCCGACACGGACGGGCTCATGTTCGTGGACCTCGACAAGCCTTCGATGCGGAGGCTGCGGCGCGCCGCGGCGTGGCCGGAGATAGACACGGAGACCGTCGTGCACATGGCGGACGACGGTGCCGGCCGCCTGCTGGTCATCATCAACAGGCTCTACTTCAAAAAAGAAGCACGCCGGGAGGATGATAGATATTACACGGTGGAGTTCGAGGTGTTCCGGCTGGATCCCGAAGCCAGGGAGCTCGTGCCGGTGAGGAACATCGGCAAGCGTGCATTGTTCGTCGGGAACTACTGCGGCGCGCTGGTCgtgccggcgtcggcgtcggctcCGGGTACCATCGTGCACAACAGTATCTACTTCCAGCACAATGGTCACCCTAGGTTCTTTGTGCGGCGTCTGTCGCCCAGGAACAATAATAGCCAGGTCATCGAAGCTCCCAAGGGTAGCTTCCTCGATGATATCACCTCCTATGTCAAGTGGAGCGGGCGCAAGACCATGGTGGCGCCGGCAGCCAGCATCTATGGTCGAGTCTAG